One stretch of Streptomyces agglomeratus DNA includes these proteins:
- a CDS encoding DUF4365 domain-containing protein, translating into MALTQPEPGGLLPERIAPLRGGLATTACMETLQVGYLHAVAAAAGCSLSQPFPDNGIDWHVSHNAPEHTVDDEVTIKVQLKCTYQIPPHPAGGSFSFTLDNAHLEKLARSPVAVHKILVVMLVPRTQEDWLRAGHDRLDLRHCCYWTNLAGHPVTGRRRTTVRIPTSRIFDDRALCEIMTRVGVGGRP; encoded by the coding sequence ATGGCGCTCACGCAGCCCGAACCGGGCGGGCTGCTGCCCGAGCGGATCGCACCGCTGCGCGGCGGACTCGCCACCACCGCCTGCATGGAGACTCTCCAGGTGGGCTATCTGCACGCGGTCGCGGCGGCCGCCGGATGCTCTCTCTCACAGCCGTTTCCGGACAACGGCATCGACTGGCACGTGAGCCACAACGCTCCCGAGCACACCGTCGATGACGAAGTCACCATCAAGGTGCAGCTCAAGTGCACCTACCAGATCCCGCCGCATCCGGCCGGGGGCTCCTTCTCCTTCACGCTCGACAACGCGCATCTGGAGAAGCTCGCCCGCAGCCCGGTGGCGGTGCACAAGATCCTCGTCGTGATGCTCGTGCCGCGGACCCAGGAGGACTGGCTGCGCGCCGGCCACGACCGGCTCGACCTGCGGCACTGCTGTTACTGGACCAACCTGGCCGGACACCCGGTGACGGGCAGGCGCAGGACGACCGTGCGGATCCCGACCTCGCGGATATTCGACGACCGAGCACTCTGCGAGATCATGACCCGGGTCGGGGTGGGAGGGAGACCCTGA
- a CDS encoding DsbA family protein: protein MTDSSPARPVVLDVWCDLQCPDCHAALDDIRALCERYRDRLDVHLRHFPLEKNKHAYAAAQAAEEAVDQGKGWPYVEAVLARTAELAAAGEPLLLEVAAELGLDAEEFDTALIDGRHLLIVDADQAEGKAIGVTGTPTYVIDGERFDGGKSQEGLRERIEEIVDRLLA, encoded by the coding sequence ATGACCGACTCCTCTCCCGCGCGCCCCGTCGTCCTCGACGTCTGGTGCGACCTCCAGTGCCCCGACTGCCACGCCGCGCTGGACGACATCCGCGCCCTGTGCGAGCGCTACCGCGACCGGCTCGACGTACACCTGCGCCACTTCCCCCTCGAGAAGAACAAGCACGCCTACGCCGCCGCGCAGGCCGCCGAAGAGGCTGTCGACCAGGGCAAGGGCTGGCCGTACGTGGAGGCGGTCCTCGCCCGCACCGCGGAACTGGCGGCCGCGGGTGAGCCCCTCCTGCTGGAGGTGGCGGCGGAACTGGGCCTGGACGCCGAAGAGTTCGACACCGCCCTGATCGACGGCAGGCACCTCCTGATCGTCGACGCGGACCAGGCCGAGGGCAAGGCCATCGGCGTCACCGGCACGCCGACGTACGTCATCGACGGCGAGCGGTTCGACGGCGGCAAGAGCCAGGAGGGGCTGCGCGAGCGCATCGAGGAGATCGTCGACCGGCTGCTCGCCTGA
- a CDS encoding 3'-5' exonuclease, whose protein sequence is MTCWYEGPLAAFDTETTGVDVEEDRIVSAALVVQDAPGGRVRATRWLVNPGIPVPREATDIHGLTDDHLQRNGRWPAPVVEEIARSLSEQSIARRPLVVMNAPFDLTLLDRELRRHRASSLTRYLDSRPLCVLDPRVLDKHLDRYRKGRRTLTDLCAQYEVELDGAHDAVADATASLEVVRALGRRFAARLDRLSPAELHSLQAVWHAAQARGLQAWFARNGSEEAVNPAWPLRPEIPAAAA, encoded by the coding sequence ATGACGTGCTGGTACGAAGGGCCCCTGGCCGCTTTCGACACCGAGACGACGGGCGTGGATGTCGAGGAGGACCGCATCGTCTCGGCCGCGCTGGTCGTGCAGGACGCGCCGGGCGGCCGGGTGCGGGCGACGCGCTGGCTGGTCAATCCGGGCATTCCGGTGCCCAGGGAGGCCACTGACATCCACGGGCTGACGGACGATCACCTCCAGCGCAACGGCCGCTGGCCCGCGCCGGTGGTCGAGGAGATAGCCCGGAGCCTCTCCGAGCAGAGCATCGCCCGCCGGCCGCTGGTGGTGATGAACGCCCCGTTCGATCTGACGCTGCTGGACCGCGAGCTGAGGCGCCACCGGGCGTCGTCGCTGACGCGCTATCTGGACAGCCGACCGCTGTGCGTGCTGGACCCGCGCGTACTGGACAAGCACCTCGACCGCTATCGCAAGGGCCGCCGTACGCTCACCGACCTGTGCGCGCAGTACGAGGTGGAGCTGGACGGCGCGCACGACGCGGTCGCCGACGCGACGGCGTCGCTGGAGGTCGTACGGGCGCTGGGACGGCGCTTCGCGGCGCGTCTGGACCGGCTGTCCCCGGCCGAACTGCACTCGCTCCAGGCGGTGTGGCACGCGGCGCAGGCGCGCGGACTCCAGGCGTGGTTCGCGCGCAACGGGTCGGAGGAGGCGGTGAATCCGGCGTGGCCGCTGCGCCCGGAGATCCCGGCGGCGGCCGCCTGA
- a CDS encoding SRPBCC family protein, with translation MDWSHYRFRSVWDLTAPPGAVYTALEQVDAYPRWWPQVRRVTRLDDSAGLVHVRSFLPYELVVTVRETLRAPDTGLLEVAMSGDMDGWARWTVRPRGADGTRAVYEQEVDVRRTLVRRLAVPGRPLLIANHALMMRGGRRGLAAALAV, from the coding sequence ATGGACTGGAGCCATTACCGCTTCCGCAGCGTGTGGGACCTGACCGCACCGCCCGGCGCGGTCTACACCGCCCTGGAGCAGGTCGACGCGTACCCCCGGTGGTGGCCGCAGGTGCGGCGGGTGACGCGCCTCGACGACAGCGCCGGCCTCGTCCACGTCCGGTCCTTTCTGCCGTACGAACTGGTCGTCACCGTCCGCGAGACGCTTCGCGCGCCGGACACCGGCCTGCTGGAGGTGGCGATGAGCGGTGACATGGACGGCTGGGCGCGCTGGACCGTGCGGCCGCGCGGCGCCGACGGCACACGCGCGGTCTACGAGCAGGAGGTCGATGTCCGCAGGACACTGGTGCGCCGTCTCGCGGTACCCGGGCGCCCCCTGCTCATCGCCAATCACGCGCTGATGATGCGGGGCGGGCGGCGCGGGCTGGCGGCAGCCCTCGCGGTTTGA
- a CDS encoding TIGR02611 family protein, which translates to MNAESNEREEVVGPTAAEPATGGVSGDERELGSRAPQIIKRHRTLHLSWQVGVFVIGLAVVAAGVVMLPLPGPGWVVIFGGMAIWATEFVWAQLVLRWTKRKVTEAARKALDPRVRRRNIILTTVGLVIIAVLVGIYVWKFGIAMPWNIDE; encoded by the coding sequence ATGAATGCGGAGAGTAACGAGCGGGAAGAAGTCGTCGGCCCGACTGCCGCCGAGCCCGCCACGGGGGGCGTGAGCGGGGACGAGCGAGAGCTGGGGTCACGGGCGCCGCAGATCATCAAGCGCCACAGAACACTGCACCTGAGCTGGCAGGTCGGGGTGTTCGTCATCGGTCTGGCGGTGGTGGCGGCGGGCGTGGTCATGCTGCCGCTGCCGGGGCCGGGCTGGGTGGTGATCTTCGGTGGCATGGCGATCTGGGCCACCGAGTTCGTCTGGGCGCAGCTGGTGCTGCGCTGGACGAAACGGAAAGTCACCGAGGCGGCCCGCAAGGCACTCGATCCCAGGGTCCGGCGGCGCAACATCATTCTGACGACCGTCGGTCTGGTGATCATCGCGGTGCTGGTGGGGATCTATGTGTGGAAGTTCGGGATAGCGATGCCGTGGAACATTGACGAGTGA
- a CDS encoding SCO7613 C-terminal domain-containing membrane protein: protein MENAPPPAEELVILDRELGQIEARRAQLLARRAWLLSVMQQAVAPQNPFSPPGPAAFGGGTGARPPHAPRDASTRSAQNVLLTLGGILLTIAAVAFTLVSWGHMGIGGRSAVLGAVTALALAAPAALLRRGLVSTAESVAALGLALTVLDVYAVHRVAVPDTDGLAYAAAGSAALAALWAAYGLGFGRLRLPLPAALISAQFPFLLWALAADAGPLTLTWALLATAALDVAVALWGPGRAVRPMACAGAWLSGAGALLSAAALSLAAGGSGDAVRPGVLLLAIAALALFAAWRAPAPRAATAAPDSEASTPATAPSASPSPSPSPAAGWSPLAVACSAVAGLAVLAAVGGVLRPALPAAWAVPGYVLCAVVLAAVVRANLPRPVMLGLAGSSGAVLAGGTLWALPPVAVAVLGPAVRTGRAWSGAPTGLREALPSGLPWSWTSAAPAVLLAVAAVLAAACRRTEPGTAWRTPAACAALALAWAAAYATPAALDLGYPLSLVLYVLLTAASLALAVRPALAGAARAPGGLALTALGCALAAAVSVSLLSLAAQAASFAVLGVLPALYGAAAVLGRGPLTPSVSAVAAVVFATGLTGAGAAALGLAPHQAALAVLAVPAATALLAARLRGHVTALPLEVAGAAAGLLATGLAAGHAPTLALVLALCGVVAAGTAVRADRRPAGYAAVVLFVLATWVRLGASDVVTPEAYTLPVTVPALVVGVLRRRRDPGASSWTAYGPGLAATLLPSLVAAWGDQHWTRPLLLGAAALAVTLTGARHRLQAPLVLGSAVLAMVALHELAPYVVQVAGSLPRWLPPALAGLLLLAVGATYEQRLRDARRLRDTLGRMR, encoded by the coding sequence ATGGAGAACGCGCCACCACCCGCCGAGGAATTGGTGATCCTCGACCGCGAACTGGGACAAATCGAAGCTCGCCGTGCCCAGTTGCTGGCCCGCAGGGCCTGGCTGCTCAGTGTCATGCAGCAGGCCGTCGCCCCGCAGAACCCCTTCTCGCCGCCCGGCCCGGCCGCTTTCGGCGGCGGAACCGGGGCGCGGCCGCCGCATGCCCCTCGGGACGCCTCGACGCGCAGTGCGCAGAACGTGCTGCTGACGCTCGGCGGCATCCTGCTGACGATCGCCGCGGTCGCGTTCACGCTGGTCAGCTGGGGCCACATGGGCATCGGCGGCCGCTCGGCGGTGCTGGGCGCCGTGACGGCTCTCGCCCTGGCCGCGCCGGCCGCGCTGCTGCGCCGCGGGCTCGTCTCGACCGCCGAGTCGGTGGCCGCGCTCGGCCTCGCGCTCACGGTGCTTGACGTGTACGCGGTGCACCGTGTGGCAGTGCCGGACACCGACGGCCTGGCGTACGCCGCGGCCGGTTCGGCGGCGCTGGCCGCGCTCTGGGCGGCATACGGCCTGGGCTTCGGGCGGTTGCGGCTTCCGCTGCCCGCGGCGCTGATCAGTGCTCAGTTCCCGTTCCTCCTCTGGGCCCTGGCGGCCGACGCGGGTCCGCTGACGCTCACCTGGGCGCTGCTGGCCACGGCCGCGCTCGATGTCGCCGTGGCGCTGTGGGGCCCGGGTCGCGCGGTGCGTCCGATGGCGTGCGCCGGTGCCTGGCTGTCGGGTGCGGGAGCGCTGCTGAGCGCCGCCGCCCTGTCGCTGGCGGCGGGCGGCAGCGGCGACGCCGTGCGCCCCGGTGTTCTTCTGCTGGCGATCGCGGCGCTGGCGCTGTTCGCCGCGTGGCGGGCCCCGGCCCCGCGTGCGGCCACGGCGGCGCCGGACAGCGAGGCGTCCACGCCGGCCACCGCCCCTTCGGCGTCCCCGTCGCCGTCGCCGTCTCCGGCCGCCGGGTGGTCGCCGCTCGCCGTCGCGTGCTCCGCCGTGGCCGGGCTCGCCGTGCTCGCCGCCGTCGGCGGAGTGCTGCGTCCCGCCCTGCCGGCCGCGTGGGCGGTGCCCGGATACGTACTGTGCGCCGTGGTCCTGGCGGCCGTCGTACGGGCGAACCTGCCGCGCCCCGTGATGCTCGGCCTGGCCGGTTCGTCCGGTGCGGTACTGGCCGGGGGCACCCTCTGGGCGCTCCCGCCGGTGGCGGTCGCCGTGCTGGGGCCCGCCGTCCGGACCGGGCGCGCCTGGTCGGGCGCTCCGACCGGCCTCCGCGAGGCACTGCCCTCCGGCCTGCCCTGGTCGTGGACGTCCGCCGCCCCGGCGGTGCTGCTGGCGGTGGCCGCCGTCCTGGCCGCGGCCTGCCGCCGGACCGAGCCCGGCACCGCCTGGCGCACCCCGGCGGCGTGCGCGGCCCTGGCACTGGCCTGGGCGGCGGCGTACGCCACCCCGGCCGCCCTGGACCTCGGCTACCCGCTGTCCTTGGTCCTGTACGTCCTGCTGACCGCCGCCTCCCTGGCCCTGGCCGTACGCCCCGCCCTCGCGGGCGCCGCCCGGGCACCCGGCGGGCTCGCGCTCACCGCGCTCGGCTGCGCCCTCGCGGCGGCGGTCTCCGTCTCGCTGCTGTCGCTCGCCGCGCAGGCCGCCAGCTTCGCCGTCCTCGGCGTCCTGCCGGCGCTGTACGGCGCGGCCGCCGTGCTCGGCAGGGGGCCCCTCACCCCGTCCGTCTCGGCGGTGGCCGCCGTCGTGTTCGCCACCGGGCTGACCGGCGCGGGCGCCGCCGCTCTCGGCCTGGCGCCGCACCAGGCGGCCCTGGCGGTCCTCGCCGTACCGGCGGCCACCGCCCTGCTGGCCGCCCGTCTGCGGGGTCACGTCACCGCTCTGCCCCTGGAGGTCGCGGGCGCGGCGGCGGGCCTGCTGGCGACCGGTCTCGCGGCAGGCCACGCCCCGACCCTCGCGCTGGTGCTCGCCCTGTGCGGAGTCGTCGCGGCAGGCACGGCGGTGCGGGCCGACCGGCGTCCCGCGGGATACGCGGCGGTCGTGCTCTTCGTACTGGCCACCTGGGTCCGCCTGGGCGCGTCGGACGTCGTGACACCCGAGGCGTACACGCTCCCGGTCACCGTCCCGGCCCTCGTGGTCGGCGTACTGCGCAGGCGGCGCGACCCCGGGGCCTCGTCCTGGACGGCGTACGGTCCGGGGCTCGCCGCGACCCTCCTGCCGAGCCTGGTCGCGGCCTGGGGCGACCAGCACTGGACGCGTCCGCTGCTTCTCGGGGCGGCGGCCCTGGCCGTGACCCTGACCGGCGCCAGGCACCGGCTCCAGGCGCCGCTGGTGCTGGGCTCCGCCGTACTCGCGATGGTCGCGCTGCACGAGCTCGCGCCGTACGTCGTGCAGGTGGCCGGATCTCTCCCCCGCTGGCTGCCGCCCGCCCTCGCGGGCCTGCTGCTGCTGGCGGTCGGGGCGACGTACGAGCAGCGCCTGCGCGACGCGCGCCGGCTGAGGGACACGCTGGGGCGGATGCGCTGA
- a CDS encoding SsgA family sporulation/cell division regulator gives MNTTVSCELHLRLVVSSESSLPVPAGLRYDTADPYAVHATFHTGAEETVEWVFARDLLAEGLHRPTGTGDVRVWPSRSHGQGVVCIALSSPEGEALLEAPARALESFLKRTDAAVPPGTEHRHFDLDTELSHILAEN, from the coding sequence ATGAACACCACGGTCAGCTGCGAGCTGCACCTGCGCCTCGTAGTGTCGAGCGAGTCATCACTGCCTGTACCCGCGGGCCTGCGGTATGACACGGCCGATCCCTACGCCGTGCATGCCACCTTCCACACCGGAGCCGAGGAAACCGTCGAGTGGGTGTTCGCCCGCGATCTCCTCGCCGAGGGCCTTCACCGGCCCACCGGTACCGGCGACGTCAGAGTCTGGCCGTCCCGTAGTCACGGCCAGGGCGTCGTGTGCATCGCCCTGAGCTCCCCGGAAGGAGAAGCCTTGCTCGAAGCCCCGGCGCGGGCCCTGGAATCGTTCCTGAAGCGGACGGACGCCGCGGTCCCACCGGGCACCGAGCACCGTCACTTCGACCTCGACACGGAACTCTCACACATCCTGGCCGAGAACTGA
- a CDS encoding CGNR zinc finger domain-containing protein: MLIPHDTRRALDVVVDLVNTAAEGDQNDRLADIEALYGFVRLHHVSDVGTLTEADLRAVRDVRGRFADAFAAPGPRACAELINQLVAAAGTTPRLTDHDGFDWHVHYFAPGASVADHLAADCGMALAFIVVSGEQERLRRCEAPDCRRAFVDLSRNRSRRYCDSRTCGNRLHVAAYRARRKEAAG; encoded by the coding sequence GTGCTGATCCCCCACGACACCAGGCGCGCCCTCGACGTCGTCGTCGATCTCGTGAACACGGCGGCGGAGGGCGACCAGAACGACCGGCTCGCCGACATCGAGGCGCTGTACGGCTTTGTACGGCTCCACCACGTCAGCGACGTCGGAACGCTCACCGAGGCGGATCTGCGGGCCGTACGGGACGTACGAGGCCGCTTCGCGGACGCGTTCGCGGCGCCCGGCCCCCGCGCCTGCGCGGAGCTGATCAACCAGCTCGTGGCGGCGGCCGGCACCACGCCGCGCCTCACCGACCACGACGGCTTCGACTGGCACGTGCACTACTTCGCGCCCGGCGCCTCGGTCGCCGACCACCTCGCGGCGGACTGCGGGATGGCGCTGGCCTTCATCGTCGTCTCCGGCGAGCAGGAACGGCTGCGCCGCTGCGAGGCCCCGGACTGCCGGCGGGCCTTCGTCGACCTGTCGCGCAACCGCTCCCGCCGCTACTGCGACAGCCGCACCTGCGGCAACCGTCTGCATGTGGCGGCGTACCGGGCCCGGCGCAAGGAAGCCGCGGGCTGA